One window from the genome of Hyla sarda isolate aHylSar1 chromosome 1 unlocalized genomic scaffold, aHylSar1.hap1 SUPER_1_unloc_2, whole genome shotgun sequence encodes:
- the LOC130298061 gene encoding oocyte zinc finger protein XlCOF22-like, whose product MSSIRRTLLQVTTQILVAGDQRRILYLQIIKQMMMSHKIHMKNIPLSQIHPQPFTAKICHLILIYRSCLLTHHRMFSKKKVTEGQQAHTEKKQYSCSECGKCFTFKSCLVVHRRTHTGEKPFSCSECGKCFTQQSSLVVHQRTHTGEKPFSCAECGKCFTKKSSLVNHQKTHTGEKPFSCAECGKCFTEKSNLVSHQRTHTGEKPFSCAECGKCFNVKSSLVNHQRTHTGEKPFSCAECGKCFTEKSNLVNHQRTHTGEKPFSCAECGKCFTQQPHLIKHQIAHNDFCTRRSEENLISSDYKADDDITQDTYEEHSIIPDTPSALHSQDLSSHPYIQVLSSQSSQDVKKNKGHRRGVRHHRAHTGKKPYSCSECGKCFTKKSHLVQHRRTHTGEKPFSCLECGKCFTDKSDLVKHQRTHTGEKLFSCSECGKYFTQQSHLLKHHRTHKVEKPFSCSECGKCFTEKSILVQHQKDHTGGNQVLLNRSELTQGRNHIHVQCVGNVFLTNQIWLNMKELIQGRSHFHVQNVENVLMTYQVLLYI is encoded by the exons atgagcagtataaggaggacattactACAGGTAACCACCCAG attcttgtagcaggagatcagaggagaatcttatatcttcagattataaagcagatgatgatgtcacacaagatacatatgaagaacattccattatcccagatacaccctcagcccttcacagccaagatctgtcatctcatccttatatacaggtcctgtcttctcactcatcacaggatgttcagcaaaaagaAGGTCACAGAAGGTCAACAAGCtcatacagaaaagaaacaatattcatgctcagaatgtgggaaatgttttacttttaaatcatgtCTAGTTGTACAtcgaagaactcacacaggagagaagccattttcatgttcagaatgtgggaaatgttttactcagcaatcaagTCTTGTTGTGCATCAAAGAACtcatacaggggagaagccattttcatgtgcagagtgtgggaaatgttttactaagaaatcaagtcttgttaatcatcaaaaaactcacacaggggagaagcctttttcatgtgcagagtgtggaaaatgttttactgagaaatcaaatcttgtcagtcatcaaagaactcacacaggggagaagccattttcatgtgcagaatgtgggaaatgttttaatgtgaaatcaagtcttgttaatcatcaaagaactcacacaggggagaagccattttcatgtgcagagtgtgggaaatgttttactgagaaatcaaatcttgttaatcatcaaagaactcacacaggggagaagccattttcatgtgcagaatgtgggaaatgttttactcagcaaccACATCTTATTAAACATCAAATAGCTCACAATg atttttgtaccaggagatcagaggagaatcttatatcttcagattataaagcagatgatgatatcacacaagatacatatgaagaacattccattatcccagatacaccctcagcccttcacagccaagatctgtcatctcatccttatatacaggtcctgtcttctcagtcatcacaggatgttaaaaaaaataaaggtcacagaaggggtgttagaCATCAccgagctcatacaggaaagaaaccatattcatgctcagaatgtgggaaatgttttactaagaaatcacatcttgttcaacatcgaagaactcacacaggggagaaaccattttcatgtttagaatgcggaaaatgttttactgacaaatcagatcttgttaaacatcaaagaactcacacaggggagaagctgttttcatgctcagaatgtggaaaatattttactcagcaatcacatctGCTTAAGCATCACAGAACTCACAAagtagagaagccattttcatgttcagaatgtggaaaatgtttcactgagaaatcaattcttgttcaacatcaaaaagATCACACAGGgggaaatcaagtcttgttaaacagaagcgaactcacacaggggagaaaccatattcatgttcagtgtgtgggaaatgtttttctgaCAAATCAAATCTGGTTAAACATGAAAGAACtcatacaggggagaagccattttcatgttcagaatgtggaaaatgttttaatgaCATATCAAGTTTTGTTATACATATAA